TCTAGATATGCCTGTTAGGCACTGGCTTTGGCTCAAGTTTTGGATCGAGCTTAGGCTTAAACTTGGGGTCGAGACGGGGTTCTACTCTTGAGTCTTCATCTGGGTTAGGCTGTGGCTTTGGCACAGGATCGGGATACGGCTTGGGGCTAGGCTCAGGGGCTGGTCTTTGCTTTGGACCTGGTTGGGGATCTGGCTTAGGACCATCGGGAGCAGGCTGTGGTTTGGGTAGAGGTGCTGGACCAGGGTTGGGATCGGGACCGCGTCTGGTATCAGGCTTAGGATCTAACTTTGCCGCATTGCCGTCCTGAGCCTCGCCAGGATGAGCGAGAGAGACCAGCTCAGCCAGACCGGCTTGAGCAAAAACTGCTGAGCTATTGATTGTGCCAAGCACCAAAAGCGATACTAGATAAAGAGATTTAGATTTAGCCATAGCCACCTCACCCCTCATTATAGACCGAGCCTGAGACCTTTACCAGCAAGCAAAAGGCGCACCCGATGGATGCGCCTTCTTAGAGCTACTGCCAAGTTTTATTCAAACCAACCAACGGCAATAGGATCGAGATTGATATTGATTTGCTTCACTTCGGTGTAAGCCTCAAGACCAAAAGTACCTAACTCTCTACCCCAACCACTTTGCTTATATCCGCCCCATGGGCACTCTGTATAAGTATTGTGGTAGGCATTGACCCAGGTGATACCAGCACGCAGTTGTTTGACCACACGGTAGGCTCTGGTGATGTCTTTGGTAAAGACAGCTCCGGCCAGACCATAGTCACTGTCGTTAGCCAGTTCGATGGCGTGCTCTTCGTCTTTAAACTTCTGCACTACCACTACTGGTCCAAAGATTTCTTCTTGTACAACACGCATATCCGGCTTTACGTCAGCAAAAATGGTTGGTCCGATATAAAAACCTTTGCCATACTTTTCGCCTTCCAAACGCTCACCACCGGTGACCAGTCTGGCGCCTTCTTTTTTACCGATATCAATAAAATTGAGCACAGTATTCATCTGTTGCTCGGACACCAGAGGTCCCATCTCGGTATCTGAGTCCATGCCAGGGCCGACTCTGATTTTTTTAGCGCGTTCAGCCATCTTTTTGACAAAGTCATCATAGATGGATTCTTCTACGATCATACGTGAGCCGGCTGAGCAGACCTGCCCTGCATTGCAGTAGATAGCAAAGAGAGCATAATCGACAGCTGTATCGAGATCAAAATCCTTAAAGACAATCATTGGTGATTTGCCACCAAGCTCCAGGGTGACCTTTTTAAGATTGCCGAGAGCGGCTTGAGCGATAATTTTGCCGGTTCTGACACTACCGGTAAAGGCAATTTTGTCCACCAGTTTGCTTTCAGCAAGTGGCATACCCACAGTTGGACCAGCCCCAGTAACGATGTTGACCACACCTTCGGGCAGACCTACTTCTTGCAACAGCTCAGCTAAACGCATAGCAGTTAGTGGTGTGTATTCAGATGGTTTGAGGATACAGGTATTACCAGCAGCTAGAGCTGGAGCCAGTTTCCAGGCAGACATCAAAAGAGGATAATTCCATGGCACAATTTGTCCACAGACACCAATAGGCTCGCGCACTATGCTCGATACAGACGGAGCTGGTACATCGACTGTCTGACCGGAGGGCTTAGTGATAAGACCGGCATAGTATCTAAAGCAATTGGCTGTGTCAGCGATATCGTATTTGGCTTCGCGCAATGGTTTACCACCATTGAGTGTCTCTAGCTCAGCCAATTCGTCTTGATGTTTGTCGATGATATCGGCAATTTTAAAGAGCACGCCAGCACGCTCGAGTGCTGTCATACGAGGCCAGGGACCTTTGTCAAATGCTTTGCGGGCAGCCTTGATAGCAGCTTCGGTGTGCTTTGTGCCAGCTTCTGCCACTTTGGTAAGCACCTTACCATCGGCAGGGTTAATCAGAGTCCGCTCGGACTCGCCATCTACAAATTTGCCATCAATCCATAATTGCCACTTACGATCCACCTTTGCCTGGGGTGCCGTTAAGGTCTGAGCCATGACAAGAACCTCTCTTATTTTGTAAAAAAGATAACCAATGATGCCATCGGTTAAGCCCACCGAGGGATAGCGCTGGGCTTAGAAAATTCCCAGCAGCGAGGCAATAATAGCATTTATGCAACAATATTAAGGACATAAAAGCAGGAATACAGAAGCCAAATGGCAACCAAAACAGGCAACCAAAGAAACTACCCGGGCACGTTTATCACGTTGGAAGGTCCAGAAGGGGCGGGAAAGACCACGCAGGTCAAATTGCTGTCGCAAAAGCTGGACAGCCTCGGCGTGCCCCATGTGATCACAAGGGATCCAGGCGGCACACCTCTAGGTAAGCAAATCAGACGGATATTGCTCACACCCGGCGGTACAGTCGCGCCCATGTGCGAGTTATTGTTGTACCAGGCAGACCGGGCCCAGCACGTCGCCGAAGTGATTATGCCAGCGCTATTAGAAGGCAAATTAGTGATTTGCGACCGTTATACAGACTCCACAATCGCTTATCAGGGTTTTGGACGAGATATTGACCTGGAGCTAATTAAAAGCCTCAATGCCATGTCCACCCAAGGTCTCAAACCAGAGCTCACCATTTTGTTTGATCTGGAGAGCGAAAAGGGTCTCGGACGGCTGCACCCAGGCGGCCACGACCGTCTCGAGCGGGAAGCAATTGAATTTCACCACAAAGTGCGCCAGGGCTATCTGACTGTGGCCAAACAAGAAAGCGAACGCTTTGAAATCATTGACGCCACAAAAGCACTGTCAGCTGTACAAGAAGATTTGAGACGCATCTTGCTCGAGCGCTTCTCTGATAGATTTAGCCTGGAGAGCCTGGTCTAAACTCTAGGTCCTTATTTTTTGACGCGACCGATGATCTCATTGGCTAGATTATCGAGGTCCCGCCTGATCTCACTTTGATAGTCGTTATCGAGACTGCCGCCCTGAGCGATACGCAAAGTGCGTTCTTTGCTCTGAATATCGGTAGCACGTCTCTTAAGACGCTCATAATCAGAGTCTGAGATCTTCTGATCCTTTTTGACGTCATCCAAAAATTTATAGGTATCGCTAAACTGCACCGATAGCGGCGGAGATTTTGCCACTGGCGGCTCCTGCGAGCTGGGGTCGATATAGATAGTATTGACCTGGAGCGGATTGTAGAAGTTATTAAAAGGATAGTAGTAGCCAGAAGGGGCTCTCCAGAACTGAGCATTGATGCCACCCAGACGGAAGCTAACATTGCCTCCACCACAGGGGACTGGCGCTGGTATATAGCCGGGTACGCCGTAAGGAGCGCCACCGAAAGCAGGGTTAACTATAAAGCCTGTGGGCGCGTACTGCGGTACCGCATAACCATTAGCAGCATAAGGATTGATCTGATTGGGATTATAGGGAAAACCAGTAACCCCGATATTGGTATTAAAACCAGGTACGGCGGGTTGCCAGCCAGCCACTGAGCTAACCTGACCAGGTCTTGCACCGTTAAAACTCTGACCATATGAAGCACCTGCGGCAAAGAGTGCCAGGGCGCTAGCGCTAATAATTGCTTGACTTGCTTTTAAATGTTTTGACATGACTATCCCTGCTTGGGCCAGAATCTCTTGATATGCCTGCTCTAAGTTTAACTCAAAAGTAGAACTACATCTTTAAGTATTCAAGAAGAGGTGGTTTGTTCCTCAATAGCTGCAACTTGCTGCTTTTCTTCAGCCAAGCTTTCAGAG
Above is a window of Candidatus Obscuribacter sp. DNA encoding:
- a CDS encoding aldehyde dehydrogenase family protein, with the protein product MAQTLTAPQAKVDRKWQLWIDGKFVDGESERTLINPADGKVLTKVAEAGTKHTEAAIKAARKAFDKGPWPRMTALERAGVLFKIADIIDKHQDELAELETLNGGKPLREAKYDIADTANCFRYYAGLITKPSGQTVDVPAPSVSSIVREPIGVCGQIVPWNYPLLMSAWKLAPALAAGNTCILKPSEYTPLTAMRLAELLQEVGLPEGVVNIVTGAGPTVGMPLAESKLVDKIAFTGSVRTGKIIAQAALGNLKKVTLELGGKSPMIVFKDFDLDTAVDYALFAIYCNAGQVCSAGSRMIVEESIYDDFVKKMAERAKKIRVGPGMDSDTEMGPLVSEQQMNTVLNFIDIGKKEGARLVTGGERLEGEKYGKGFYIGPTIFADVKPDMRVVQEEIFGPVVVVQKFKDEEHAIELANDSDYGLAGAVFTKDITRAYRVVKQLRAGITWVNAYHNTYTECPWGGYKQSGWGRELGTFGLEAYTEVKQININLDPIAVGWFE
- a CDS encoding dTMP kinase, with amino-acid sequence MATKTGNQRNYPGTFITLEGPEGAGKTTQVKLLSQKLDSLGVPHVITRDPGGTPLGKQIRRILLTPGGTVAPMCELLLYQADRAQHVAEVIMPALLEGKLVICDRYTDSTIAYQGFGRDIDLELIKSLNAMSTQGLKPELTILFDLESEKGLGRLHPGGHDRLEREAIEFHHKVRQGYLTVAKQESERFEIIDATKALSAVQEDLRRILLERFSDRFSLESLV